A window of Bacteroidota bacterium genomic DNA:
TTGATTGACCCCTTCAATTTTTTGGATTGGCTCAATTGCAAAGAGTTGGGATCGACGTCAGATTCGTACAAATCCAAAAAGCTATTGTTGAGCCAAGCAAACAGAAAGCTTTGCTGTTGTCGATTGCTGCTGAAAAGAACTTTATTGTCGGAACTGACCACCGGACAAAAATCGGCACCTGCCGTATTGTTTCCTGCATCGCTTACATTGAAGCGGCCTTCGTTGGCATAGAATTTCTGGAAGTCCACACAGCTCTTGTACCTTGCCTGAGCGAGCCGATTGCCCGTATTGGACTTCAAATAGATTTCAAATTGCTTGGCTGCTTCCTCAAATTGTTCATTTTGCATGAGCATGGAGGCATAATAGAATCTCGTCACTTGTGGTGCACTTGCGACAGCCTCTGCATACCATTTGGCCGCATTTTTGGGGTCATTGACAAGTCGGTAGCTGTCACCGAGCTTGGCAAATACAGCACTATGGCGAGGGTTTGCCTTCGAAAATTTAAGATAATGCGTAATCGCCTTGCTGTAGGCAAGATGGTCAAACGCATGATCGCCCTTCCTCAGCTGACTTTTCTTGCTCTGTGCCGAAGCAAAGGTCGAAAAGCCAACTAGAACAATCAGGATGCAAATGCGGGAAATCGAATGGAAATACATGTAAATCGGGGTCTGATTAGAAGTAACGCGGAGTTTTGATTCTGGACTTGTTCCAACCAAGGTCAAGACCGAGCATGATTTCATGCGATCCAGAGTTGTAAGTACGCAGGGGAGTCAAGGTCAAGTCGTAGGCATAACCCAACCGGAATTGGTTCTTGAAAACGTACTCACTCATGAACACAAGTGCGTCTCCTGTGCGGTAGGATGCGCCTACCCAAAGCACTTTTTTGAACAGCATGGCCGCATTGAAGTCAAATTCGATGGGGGCATTTTGTGTGTATTTCATCATCACCGAAGGCTTCAGGTCCAAATCCTCTCCCAAAGGAATGACGACGCCGGCTGTTGCAAAAAGGTGCATTTTCTGGCGAGAAGCCACGCTCCCGTTCACGGAATTGGGATTCTTGTACTTGTTGGGAATAAAATTGGGGATGGCGGCACCAAGATAGAATCGCTCTCCATAGTAATAGGCTCCCGTTCCGGCCATCGGAAGGATGGCGGTGGTCGAAGTAGCGGGAGCTCCAGCGTCGGGATTGATCGTGACGGCATCTTGCCAACGGTTGTTGTGCAACAAAGCGCCTCCCTGCAACCCTAACGATAAGATGCCCGGTCCAAGTTCCAACCGGTAGGCATACATCGCATTTGCGGCCGTTTGATTGGTGAATCCCAGGCGGTCATTGTACACATTCAGGCCAAATCCGCTCTTTTCATTGCGGCTTGGTCCATGGATGCTGAAGGTTGCCGTTTTGGGAGACCCGTCAATGCCGACCCACTGATACCGCCCCAATGCCGTTACACTCACCAACTCTCTGCTACCTGCATAGGCAGGATTCACAAGCAGACCGTTGAACATGTACATGCTGTATTGGGGATCTTGCTGTGCCCATGCAGGGGAAATGCCGACGATGCAAAGGGCAATGAAAAATAAGAGTTTCTTCTTCATGACGAATTACCTGAAGATTACGACAAAGCCATTCAATGGGACGATGTCGCCCTCATGTAGATCAAGGATATAGTAATAGGTGCCCGCAGGAAGTTCTTCCCCGCGATTGTTGGCACCTGTCCACTGATTTTGGTAGCGATCGCGGTTGTAAACCAGATTGCCCCAACGGTTGAAGATCTGCAACGAAGCGTTTGGATACAACTCGATTCCTGGAATTTCAAAAACCTCATTGTCACCGTCGCCATTCGGGGTAAACAGGTTCGGAATTACCAAGCCGCGCGGTGGTGAAACCGTAATGAAGACATAAGCTGTATCACAATTTTGCGGTGTATTTCCGTCGCAAATTACGTAGCACAACGTATCGATTCCGGAGAAGCCGTCATTTGGAGTGTATGTAACGGTGCCACCGACGTTGAAAACCGCCGTCCCATTGGCAGCGAGGTTACAAGGAGACACAGTCACCGCACCATAAACGGTGTCATTTCCGAGGACATTGACCGTCACGGGTACGCCATAAGGAGTCGTGGTACTGTCGTCCACTGCAACGGGAGGATCCACGGGACAGCCAACTGTAATCACCACCATGGCAGAGTCACATTCACTTGGAGTGCCCGAATCGCAAGCCCAATACCACAAGGTGTCCGTTCCGACAAACAAACTGTCTGGAATGTAGATGATGCTGTCATTTCCGAGGATGTAAGACAACCCAGACGATGGACCGCCCCAAATGGACGTTGTGGTAAGTG
This region includes:
- a CDS encoding type IX secretion system membrane protein PorP/SprF codes for the protein MKKKLLFFIALCIVGISPAWAQQDPQYSMYMFNGLLVNPAYAGSRELVSVTALGRYQWVGIDGSPKTATFSIHGPSRNEKSGFGLNVYNDRLGFTNQTAANAMYAYRLELGPGILSLGLQGGALLHNNRWQDAVTINPDAGAPATSTTAILPMAGTGAYYYGERFYLGAAIPNFIPNKYKNPNSVNGSVASRQKMHLFATAGVVIPLGEDLDLKPSVMMKYTQNAPIEFDFNAAMLFKKVLWVGASYRTGDALVFMSEYVFKNQFRLGYAYDLTLTPLRTYNSGSHEIMLGLDLGWNKSRIKTPRYF
- a CDS encoding PD40 domain-containing protein; the protein is MKSCSVLTLVGTSPESKLRVTSNQTPIYMYFHSISRICILIVLVGFSTFASAQSKKSQLRKGDHAFDHLAYSKAITHYLKFSKANPRHSAVFAKLGDSYRLVNDPKNAAKWYAEAVASAPQVTRFYYASMLMQNEQFEEAAKQFEIYLKSNTGNRLAQARYKSCVDFQKFYANEGRFNVSDAGNNTAGADFCPVVSSDNKVLFSSNRQQQSFLFAWLNNSFLDLYESDVDPNSLQLSQSKKLKGSINSKYHEATATFSPSGDTVYFTRNNYYKGKVQHDKAGTLLLQTYSSVKNGNQWGKITPMNFNNDEYSTGHPALFANGNKMIMVSDMPGTLGGTDLYMVEKQGETWGPPINMGPNINSEGNEMFPWVAKDGTLFFASDGHQGLGGLDVFMSSKSSQTWSIPENLGSPVNTTLDDFGLSFMENGVNGYFPATGPAVRVTMTFMPSPFTMR